One Oncorhynchus masou masou isolate Uvic2021 chromosome 18, UVic_Omas_1.1, whole genome shotgun sequence DNA window includes the following coding sequences:
- the acbd4 gene encoding acyl-CoA-binding domain-containing protein 4 isoform X2, producing MPQDCALIERRQFAMPVPVMAESVDHQKRFQAAVDVIQNLPKSGAYRPPYEVMLRFYCLYKQAVCGPCTVSRPGFWDPVGRYKWDAWSRLGEMSSESAMAAYVDEMKKVAQEVIDTMPINEKTASLFHHFEPLYMVIHDMPRPPDKLLHLREDLKGIDKAASPMEVEHERETQDERVPDKDSALDEEPALEKVPVPREEPVKEEVPTLGEVALVEKVPVPEEVPSPTQQQPVTFTSEPQGFLFPEPVPEVGLSEAMGSSEVLLLTSDSESEIFVDSVDSVEKLDNIKVVPKSNGLHNGHAYSEPSSVQANHTETVCQATQVGAGQGGEGAGDGGGPPMRRSRDAGRDGMRDHGWRERGVPQGSPRRAGREALGAGGGAGRGGGDGSEGGAERLQDIQVQQQILLALRRLREDMQSVMERLEAVERLAAAQAQNSDWRPCLQCAASASQSEEESWWPFPEVSGRTMLLLLLWPLVAQGIVFLLRKGQKKARIST from the exons ATGCCACAGGACTGTGCCCTCATAGAGAGACGGCAGTTTGCAATGCCAGTTCCGGTTATGGCAGAGTCGGTGGACCACCAGAAACGCTTCCAGGCCGCTGTCGACGTCATTCAAAACCTTCCCAAAAGTG GTGCCTACCGGCCCCCCTATGAAGTGATGCTGCGGTTCTACTGCCTGTACAAGCAGGCGGTGTGTGGACCCTGCACAGTGTCTCGACCAGGCTTCTGGGACCCAGTAGGTCGCTATAaatg GGATGCCTGGAGCCGATTAGGGGAGATGAGCAGTGAGAGTGCCATGGCGGCATATGTGGATGAGATGAAGAAAGTGGCACAAGAG GTGATTGACACAATGCCCATCAATGAGAAGACTGCATCACTGTTCCACCACTTTGAGCCCCTTTACATGGTCATCCACGACATGCCCCGGCCACCAGACAAGCTGCTGCACCTGAGAGAAG ACTTAAAGGGCATTGACAAGGCAGCCAGTCCAATGGAGGTTGAACATGAGAGGGAGACCCAAGACGAACGTGTCCCAGATAAGGACTCTGCATTAGATGAAGAGCCTGCCCTGGAGAAGGTGCCTGTCCCAAGAGAAGAACCCGTCAAAGAGGAGGTACCTACTCTGGGAGAGGTGGCCCTCGTAGAGAAGGTGCCTGTCCCAGAAGAGGTGCCCAGTCCGACACAACAACAACCAGTCACCTTCACCAGTGAACCTCAGG GCTTCCTCTTTCCAGAGCCTGTTCCTGAGGTTGGTCTGTCTGAGGCCATGGGGTCGTCTGAGGTGTTGTTGTTGACCAGCGACTCAGAGAGTGAGATCTTCGTTGACTCTGTGGATTCTGTGGAAAAGCTGGACAATATCAAG GTTGTCCCCAAGTCAAACGGCCTCCATAACGGCCATGCTTACTCGGAGCCCTCCTCAGTCCAAGCCAATCACACAGAGACGGTCTGCCAGGCAACGCAGGTGGGGGCAGGGCAAGGTGGAGAGGGGGCGGGGGATGGAGGGGGACCGCCCATGAGGAGGAGTCGGGATGCAGGAAGAGACGGGATGAGGGACCACGGATGGAGAGAAC GTGGTGTTCCCCAGGGCAGCCCCAGGCGGGCGGGGAGAGAGGCCTtgggggcagggggaggggctggCCGAGGGGGAGGAGACGGCTCAGAGGGAGGAGCTGAGAGGCTGCAGGACATCCAGGTGCAGCAGCAGATCCTGCTGGCCCTACGGAGGCTCAGGGAGGACATGCAGAGCGTCATGGAGAGACTGGAGGCAGTGGAGAGACTAGCCGCAGCACAG GCCCAGAATTCAGACTGGAGACCATGTCTTCAGTGTGCTGCCTCAGCCTCCCAATCAGAG
- the acbd4 gene encoding acyl-CoA-binding domain-containing protein 4 isoform X3 yields the protein MPQDCALIERRQFAMPVPVMAESVDHQKRFQAAVDVIQNLPKSGAYRPPYEVMLRFYCLYKQAVCGPCTVSRPGFWDPVGRYKWDAWSRLGEMSSESAMAAYVDEMKKVAQEVIDTMPINEKTASLFHHFEPLYMVIHDMPRPPDKLLHLREDLKGIDKAASPMEVEHERETQDERVPDKDSALDEEPALEKVPVPREEPVKEEVPTLGEVALVEKVPVPEEVPSPTQQQPVTFTSEPQEPVPEVGLSEAMGSSEVLLLTSDSESEIFVDSVDSVEKLDNIKVVPKSNGLHNGHAYSEPSSVQANHTETVCQATQVGAGQGGEGAGDGGGPPMRRSRDAGRDGMRDHGWRERGVPQGSPRRAGREALGAGGGAGRGGGDGSEGGAERLQDIQVQQQILLALRRLREDMQSVMERLEAVERLAAAQAQNSDWRPCLQCAASASQSEEESWWPFPEVSGRTMLLLLLWPLVAQGIVFLLRKGQKKARIST from the exons ATGCCACAGGACTGTGCCCTCATAGAGAGACGGCAGTTTGCAATGCCAGTTCCGGTTATGGCAGAGTCGGTGGACCACCAGAAACGCTTCCAGGCCGCTGTCGACGTCATTCAAAACCTTCCCAAAAGTG GTGCCTACCGGCCCCCCTATGAAGTGATGCTGCGGTTCTACTGCCTGTACAAGCAGGCGGTGTGTGGACCCTGCACAGTGTCTCGACCAGGCTTCTGGGACCCAGTAGGTCGCTATAaatg GGATGCCTGGAGCCGATTAGGGGAGATGAGCAGTGAGAGTGCCATGGCGGCATATGTGGATGAGATGAAGAAAGTGGCACAAGAG GTGATTGACACAATGCCCATCAATGAGAAGACTGCATCACTGTTCCACCACTTTGAGCCCCTTTACATGGTCATCCACGACATGCCCCGGCCACCAGACAAGCTGCTGCACCTGAGAGAAG ACTTAAAGGGCATTGACAAGGCAGCCAGTCCAATGGAGGTTGAACATGAGAGGGAGACCCAAGACGAACGTGTCCCAGATAAGGACTCTGCATTAGATGAAGAGCCTGCCCTGGAGAAGGTGCCTGTCCCAAGAGAAGAACCCGTCAAAGAGGAGGTACCTACTCTGGGAGAGGTGGCCCTCGTAGAGAAGGTGCCTGTCCCAGAAGAGGTGCCCAGTCCGACACAACAACAACCAGTCACCTTCACCAGTGAACCTCAGG AGCCTGTTCCTGAGGTTGGTCTGTCTGAGGCCATGGGGTCGTCTGAGGTGTTGTTGTTGACCAGCGACTCAGAGAGTGAGATCTTCGTTGACTCTGTGGATTCTGTGGAAAAGCTGGACAATATCAAG GTTGTCCCCAAGTCAAACGGCCTCCATAACGGCCATGCTTACTCGGAGCCCTCCTCAGTCCAAGCCAATCACACAGAGACGGTCTGCCAGGCAACGCAGGTGGGGGCAGGGCAAGGTGGAGAGGGGGCGGGGGATGGAGGGGGACCGCCCATGAGGAGGAGTCGGGATGCAGGAAGAGACGGGATGAGGGACCACGGATGGAGAGAAC GTGGTGTTCCCCAGGGCAGCCCCAGGCGGGCGGGGAGAGAGGCCTtgggggcagggggaggggctggCCGAGGGGGAGGAGACGGCTCAGAGGGAGGAGCTGAGAGGCTGCAGGACATCCAGGTGCAGCAGCAGATCCTGCTGGCCCTACGGAGGCTCAGGGAGGACATGCAGAGCGTCATGGAGAGACTGGAGGCAGTGGAGAGACTAGCCGCAGCACAG GCCCAGAATTCAGACTGGAGACCATGTCTTCAGTGTGCTGCCTCAGCCTCCCAATCAGAG
- the acbd4 gene encoding acyl-CoA-binding domain-containing protein 4 isoform X1: MPQDCALIERRQFAMPVPVMAESVDHQKRFQAAVDVIQNLPKSGAYRPPYEVMLRFYCLYKQAVCGPCTVSRPGFWDPVGRYKWDAWSRLGEMSSESAMAAYVDEMKKVAQEVIDTMPINEKTASLFHHFEPLYMVIHDMPRPPDKLLHLREDLKGIDKAASPMEVEHERETQDERVPDKDSALDEEPALEKVPVPREEPVKEEVPTLGEVALVEKVPVPEEVPSPTQQQPVTFTSEPQGPNVQGFLFPEPVPEVGLSEAMGSSEVLLLTSDSESEIFVDSVDSVEKLDNIKVVPKSNGLHNGHAYSEPSSVQANHTETVCQATQVGAGQGGEGAGDGGGPPMRRSRDAGRDGMRDHGWRERGVPQGSPRRAGREALGAGGGAGRGGGDGSEGGAERLQDIQVQQQILLALRRLREDMQSVMERLEAVERLAAAQAQNSDWRPCLQCAASASQSEEESWWPFPEVSGRTMLLLLLWPLVAQGIVFLLRKGQKKARIST; encoded by the exons ATGCCACAGGACTGTGCCCTCATAGAGAGACGGCAGTTTGCAATGCCAGTTCCGGTTATGGCAGAGTCGGTGGACCACCAGAAACGCTTCCAGGCCGCTGTCGACGTCATTCAAAACCTTCCCAAAAGTG GTGCCTACCGGCCCCCCTATGAAGTGATGCTGCGGTTCTACTGCCTGTACAAGCAGGCGGTGTGTGGACCCTGCACAGTGTCTCGACCAGGCTTCTGGGACCCAGTAGGTCGCTATAaatg GGATGCCTGGAGCCGATTAGGGGAGATGAGCAGTGAGAGTGCCATGGCGGCATATGTGGATGAGATGAAGAAAGTGGCACAAGAG GTGATTGACACAATGCCCATCAATGAGAAGACTGCATCACTGTTCCACCACTTTGAGCCCCTTTACATGGTCATCCACGACATGCCCCGGCCACCAGACAAGCTGCTGCACCTGAGAGAAG ACTTAAAGGGCATTGACAAGGCAGCCAGTCCAATGGAGGTTGAACATGAGAGGGAGACCCAAGACGAACGTGTCCCAGATAAGGACTCTGCATTAGATGAAGAGCCTGCCCTGGAGAAGGTGCCTGTCCCAAGAGAAGAACCCGTCAAAGAGGAGGTACCTACTCTGGGAGAGGTGGCCCTCGTAGAGAAGGTGCCTGTCCCAGAAGAGGTGCCCAGTCCGACACAACAACAACCAGTCACCTTCACCAGTGAACCTCAGG GGCCAAATGTACAAGGCTTCCTCTTTCCAGAGCCTGTTCCTGAGGTTGGTCTGTCTGAGGCCATGGGGTCGTCTGAGGTGTTGTTGTTGACCAGCGACTCAGAGAGTGAGATCTTCGTTGACTCTGTGGATTCTGTGGAAAAGCTGGACAATATCAAG GTTGTCCCCAAGTCAAACGGCCTCCATAACGGCCATGCTTACTCGGAGCCCTCCTCAGTCCAAGCCAATCACACAGAGACGGTCTGCCAGGCAACGCAGGTGGGGGCAGGGCAAGGTGGAGAGGGGGCGGGGGATGGAGGGGGACCGCCCATGAGGAGGAGTCGGGATGCAGGAAGAGACGGGATGAGGGACCACGGATGGAGAGAAC GTGGTGTTCCCCAGGGCAGCCCCAGGCGGGCGGGGAGAGAGGCCTtgggggcagggggaggggctggCCGAGGGGGAGGAGACGGCTCAGAGGGAGGAGCTGAGAGGCTGCAGGACATCCAGGTGCAGCAGCAGATCCTGCTGGCCCTACGGAGGCTCAGGGAGGACATGCAGAGCGTCATGGAGAGACTGGAGGCAGTGGAGAGACTAGCCGCAGCACAG GCCCAGAATTCAGACTGGAGACCATGTCTTCAGTGTGCTGCCTCAGCCTCCCAATCAGAG